A stretch of the Candidatus Methylomirabilota bacterium genome encodes the following:
- a CDS encoding VOC family protein, with the protein MRIERIETVIQFVSDQQASSQWYARLLGIEPTPYGAPYFTFDEHAYLILAPGKPGTGRGGSGCWSLVDIVDEAYKELQAKGFTFNEPPFDIPPGRLVTLLDPDGNIVGLIDNSKGGMPGQHA; encoded by the coding sequence GTGCGCATCGAGCGAATCGAGACCGTCATCCAGTTCGTGAGCGATCAGCAGGCTTCGAGCCAGTGGTATGCGCGGCTCCTCGGCATCGAGCCCACGCCGTATGGCGCGCCGTACTTCACGTTTGACGAGCACGCCTATCTGATCCTGGCCCCGGGCAAACCGGGGACGGGGCGAGGCGGCAGCGGCTGCTGGTCCCTCGTGGACATCGTGGACGAGGCCTACAAGGAGCTTCAGGCCAAGGGCTTCACCTTCAATGAGCCGCCCTTCGACATCCCACCCGGCCGGCTCGTCACGCTGCTCGATCCCGACGGCAACATCGTGGGGCTGATCGACAACTCGAAAGGCGGCATGCCCGGCCAGCATGCCTGA